A genome region from Candidatus Parcubacteria bacterium includes the following:
- a CDS encoding NTP transferase domain-containing protein, with protein sequence MTTKNTISQAVILAAGKGTRIEPLTLTKPKPLLKICNRTILEHNLDQLNGLVKEVILVIGYKGEMIRKLISSEYKGLKIKYVWQKNALGTGDAAKKVALLLKNKFLLLYGDDLYYREDIKKCLKKFPCILLKKIEEPSAFGQVLIKRNIVKELKEKPKKNVSNLVNTGVYFLDKNIFHFKIKKSSRSEYEFTDFIKEFIKKERLYFSLAENWIPLPYVWNLLDANQFLMEKMKKKVLGKIEKGCQIKGRIVVEKGTIIKKGTYIEGPVYIGKNCQIGPNCYLRKYTDVGDSCHIGQAVEIKNCLIGKGTNIAHLSYVADSIIGDDCNFGAGTITANLRHDYDNVKTIVKGQLIDTKRRKFGTVFGDNVKTGVGTLIYPGRKIWPGKFTRPGEIIKKDTI encoded by the coding sequence ATGACTACTAAAAATACAATTTCTCAAGCAGTTATTTTAGCTGCCGGTAAGGGAACAAGGATTGAGCCACTTACTTTAACCAAGCCAAAACCTCTTTTGAAGATTTGCAACAGAACTATTCTTGAACATAATCTGGACCAGTTAAACGGTTTAGTAAAAGAAGTAATCTTAGTTATTGGATATAAAGGAGAGATGATAAGAAAACTTATTAGCAGTGAATATAAAGGTTTGAAAATAAAATATGTCTGGCAAAAAAATGCCTTAGGAACTGGAGATGCTGCTAAAAAAGTTGCTCTACTATTAAAAAATAAATTTCTACTTTTATATGGTGATGACTTATATTACAGAGAAGATATTAAAAAATGCTTGAAAAAATTTCCTTGTATTTTATTAAAAAAAATAGAGGAACCATCAGCTTTTGGCCAAGTATTAATAAAAAGAAACATAGTTAAGGAATTAAAAGAAAAACCAAAGAAAAATGTAAGCAATTTAGTTAATACAGGCGTTTATTTTTTGGATAAAAACATTTTTCATTTTAAAATAAAAAAATCGTCTCGCAGTGAATACGAATTTACTGATTTTATTAAAGAATTTATAAAAAAAGAAAGGCTATATTTTTCCTTGGCTGAAAATTGGATTCCTTTGCCTTATGTTTGGAACTTGCTTGATGCCAACCAATTTCTAATGGAAAAGATGAAAAAGAAAGTTTTAGGAAAAATAGAAAAGGGTTGCCAGATAAAAGGGAGGATTGTTGTAGAAAAAGGAACTATTATTAAAAAAGGAACATATATTGAAGGACCGGTCTATATTGGCAAGAATTGCCAAATCGGACCAAATTGTTATTTAAGAAAATATACTGATGTTGGAGATAGTTGTCATATTGGCCAGGCCGTGGAAATAAAAAATTGTCTTATTGGGAAAGGAACCAATATTGCTCATTTGAGTTATGTCGCTGATTCTATTATTGGAGATGATTGTAATTTTGGGGCTGGAACAATTACAGCTAATCTAAGGCATGATTATGATAATGTGAAAACAATTGTCAAAGGACAATTAATAGACACCAAAAGAAGAAAATTTGGCACTGTCTTTGGTGATAATGTTAAAACTGGCGTAGGAACTTTAATTTATCCAGGCAGAAAAATTTGGCCTGGAAAATTTACCAG
- a CDS encoding phosphomannomutase/phosphoglucomutase → MTKIDPYIFRAYDIRGIYPSQINEEFAYRLGKSFATFNQGKIVVGRDCRIGGESLKKELVKGLTESGAEVIDIGIVPTPLIIFVISYYGFNGGISITASHNPKEYQGFLLYNKEGVGVGVENGLEEIKELILSEKFKKGKGIIKEKFVLEDYINFISKKITLKEANKKVVIDCGNGVISTVLFELLDRFNIKYEPLFCELDGNFPNREPEPKKENLKELQKTVIAQKADCGFGYDADADRIVAVDENGKILNFAQLFSILIKSYLEDKKEKVVHDSLSSSVIDEIIKYYKGLPIGCRVGHVFIQKKLLDSQAVIGGEISGHYFFREIFGADDAAFATLKILEYLEKKKIKLSEAYKDVQNYYFNSMRVEIRKKDKFKFIEDLKINFRQKYKLDYLDGLKIIFKDSWVLFRASNTEAKISIAYEAKTKNEFKKLEEFVYKIVERIPK, encoded by the coding sequence ATGACAAAGATTGATCCATATATTTTTAGGGCTTATGATATTAGAGGAATTTATCCTTCTCAAATAAATGAAGAATTTGCTTATAGGCTTGGTAAATCATTTGCAACTTTTAACCAAGGAAAAATTGTGGTTGGCAGAGATTGCAGAATTGGAGGAGAATCTCTGAAAAAGGAATTAGTCAAAGGATTGACTGAAAGCGGCGCTGAAGTGATTGATATTGGGATTGTTCCTACTCCATTAATAATTTTTGTTATCAGCTATTATGGTTTTAATGGGGGAATTTCTATCACTGCAAGCCATAATCCGAAAGAGTATCAAGGTTTTTTACTTTATAATAAAGAAGGTGTAGGAGTTGGAGTAGAAAATGGATTAGAGGAAATTAAAGAATTAATTCTTTCTGAAAAATTCAAAAAGGGCAAAGGTATTATCAAAGAAAAATTTGTTTTAGAGGATTATATTAATTTTATATCTAAGAAAATCACTTTAAAAGAAGCAAATAAAAAAGTTGTTATTGATTGCGGTAATGGTGTTATTTCTACTGTTTTATTTGAGTTGTTAGATAGATTTAATATAAAATACGAGCCCTTATTTTGTGAATTAGATGGAAATTTTCCAAATAGAGAACCAGAGCCCAAAAAAGAGAACTTAAAAGAACTACAAAAGACAGTAATTGCCCAAAAAGCCGATTGTGGATTTGGCTATGACGCAGACGCTGACAGGATTGTCGCCGTAGATGAGAATGGAAAAATCCTTAATTTTGCGCAATTATTCAGTATCTTAATAAAAAGTTATTTAGAAGATAAAAAAGAAAAAGTTGTTCATGATTCTTTGAGTTCAAGCGTAATTGATGAGATAATTAAATATTATAAAGGGCTGCCTATAGGTTGTAGGGTAGGACATGTTTTTATTCAGAAAAAACTTTTAGACTCCCAAGCAGTAATAGGAGGAGAAATTTCCGGACACTATTTCTTTAGAGAAATTTTTGGTGCAGATGATGCCGCTTTTGCAACCTTGAAAATTTTAGAATATTTAGAAAAGAAGAAAATAAAATTATCAGAGGCCTATAAAGATGTTCAAAACTATTATTTTAATTCTATGAGGGTTGAGATAAGAAAAAAAGATAAGTTTAAGTTTATAGAGGATTTGAAGATTAACTTCAGGCAAAAATATAAATTAGATTATTTAGACGGTCTTAAAATTATTTTTAAGGATTCCTGGGTTTTATTTAGAGCGTCTAATACTGAAGCAAAAATTTCTATTGCTTATGAAGCAAAGACAAAAAACGAATTTAAAAAATTAGAAGAATTTGTTTATAAAATCGTAGAAAGAATTCCTAAATAA
- a CDS encoding indolepyruvate oxidoreductase subunit beta: MKKEFNIVIVGTGGQGLITLLQVLAEAALIEGYDVKTSELHGLSQRGGSVEVHIRFGKEISSPLVIQGGADLILALEIQESLKGVYFANKNTIFLINRFFIPILGEKLLKEQEILKSLRKISNNIILIPAADICEKELGKNVVAGVFLLSYASHKKIIPLKPNSILKAMEKVVSEKYFELNKKTFEFAKKYDKD; encoded by the coding sequence TAGTTATTGTTGGGACAGGTGGGCAGGGATTGATTACCCTGCTTCAAGTTTTGGCTGAAGCAGCCTTAATTGAGGGCTATGATGTAAAAACATCAGAGCTTCATGGTTTGTCTCAAAGAGGAGGTTCAGTAGAGGTGCATATTAGGTTTGGCAAAGAAATATCTTCGCCTTTAGTCATACAGGGAGGGGCAGATTTAATTTTGGCATTAGAAATACAGGAGAGTTTGAAAGGCGTTTATTTTGCAAATAAAAATACAATTTTTTTGATAAATAGGTTTTTTATTCCAATTTTAGGAGAGAAATTATTAAAAGAGCAGGAAATTTTAAAATCGCTTAGAAAAATAAGCAATAATATAATTTTAATTCCAGCAGCTGATATTTGTGAAAAAGAGCTTGGTAAAAATGTAGTGGCAGGCGTTTTTTTATTAAGTTATGCTTCTCACAAGAAAATTATTCCTTTAAAGCCAAATTCTATTTTAAAAGCAATGGAGAAGGTGGTGTCAGAAAAATACTTTGAATTAAATAAAAAAACTTTTGAATTTGCCAAAAAATATGACAAAGATTGA